In the genome of Hymenobacter taeanensis, one region contains:
- a CDS encoding T9SS type A sorting domain-containing protein: MPSLFTRICALTMGLFGLLNVAQAQYVFKSTPDASIGSKGLAPYEQNFDALSGTNAQFVNNQTLRGVYATFTLNSYPNYEIPSNYSGKTIPADNGSKGASLNSAGQPNGAGWYHFGSNTINPTDRALGGIAATTTDKGVGYLGIRLRNNSGVLIKNLDISYAMEQWYNSGKLDKAEVKVAFRKLTANDNGSLIAGEWKDISELAVKAPSTEATITNSDGNSSTNRRVKRAKLFGDKTDKFGAGLADGEDIMIRWSYIFDTDTNGNGLSLDDVVISPETKIFYSKEKGSLSDLATWGINADGTGTAPTSFTSDNTTYYVRGNALLIDRLPTGATLQITGSNSRLVVGTPDKEAALYVSTNDNIKAIVNVEKKSTLQIENNNSAITLGSLDNESLVEYITPNGGATQYIKGGHYGKIKFTRGGDKVLAGSVIVSNKAEFDDHFFVPLRLQEFDFTLLKEAELQMDKVKALFVTDGKGGLRQTVDSKGHEVTFQVAATADQNDQTRVILSQDAPNSEDTYKVRVINGAYASYDANEVPYNPISKGVVTKTWFISEEVVGGSDIAVQTFWNKKDEAPGFDVAKAYVDHYSKSKNSWDNKKDSNDEDVVLEPKAKKKKGVKNFSPFGVTSATPVPLPVQLVRFDAQRKGTAVVCNWATAVELNNAYFEVERKLEGQTSFRSIGRVIGAGTSSQGRTYTFSDEQPSVGVAYYRLRQVDTDGTLAFSPVVMVASNSKAAVVSVVPNPSAGRFELLTNLAQPTRLQGSIFNAMGRQIIALDKSVTAGPSSTQLDLSNQPAGIYILQLRTPQALTTIRMVKQ, translated from the coding sequence ATGCCCTCACTCTTTACTCGCATCTGTGCTTTAACAATGGGTCTGTTTGGCCTACTCAATGTAGCCCAGGCCCAGTATGTATTTAAAAGCACTCCCGACGCAAGCATCGGCTCTAAAGGATTAGCACCTTATGAGCAGAACTTTGACGCATTAAGTGGCACGAACGCGCAGTTTGTTAACAATCAGACGTTGCGGGGTGTGTATGCCACCTTTACGCTTAACAGCTACCCCAATTACGAAATCCCCAGCAACTATAGCGGCAAAACCATACCAGCCGATAACGGCTCAAAAGGCGCTAGTCTGAATTCTGCAGGCCAGCCTAATGGTGCGGGGTGGTACCATTTTGGTTCTAACACAATTAATCCCACTGACCGGGCACTAGGCGGTATTGCTGCTACTACTACTGATAAAGGGGTTGGCTATCTAGGTATTCGGTTGCGGAACAACTCCGGGGTTCTGATTAAGAACCTGGACATCAGCTATGCCATGGAGCAATGGTACAACTCGGGCAAGCTGGATAAGGCCGAAGTGAAAGTGGCCTTCCGCAAACTTACGGCTAACGACAATGGTAGTCTGATTGCCGGCGAATGGAAAGACATCTCAGAGTTAGCCGTAAAAGCGCCTTCAACGGAGGCTACTATCACAAACAGTGATGGTAATTCTTCTACCAACCGTCGGGTAAAACGGGCCAAGCTATTCGGTGATAAAACGGATAAGTTTGGTGCTGGCCTAGCAGATGGTGAGGATATTATGATTCGTTGGTCGTACATATTTGATACGGACACCAACGGCAATGGCCTGAGCCTAGACGACGTTGTTATTTCGCCGGAGACCAAGATTTTCTATTCCAAAGAAAAAGGTAGCCTCTCTGACCTGGCTACCTGGGGAATTAACGCGGATGGAACGGGCACTGCACCCACCAGCTTCACCTCCGACAATACCACATACTATGTGCGAGGCAATGCGTTGTTAATCGACCGCTTGCCTACCGGTGCTACGCTGCAAATTACAGGCAGCAATTCACGGTTGGTAGTAGGCACCCCAGACAAAGAAGCCGCGCTGTATGTGTCAACCAACGACAATATAAAGGCCATAGTAAACGTAGAGAAGAAGTCTACTCTTCAAATAGAGAATAATAACAGTGCCATTACGCTTGGGTCGTTAGATAACGAAAGCTTGGTGGAATATATAACTCCAAACGGTGGAGCCACGCAGTACATTAAGGGTGGCCACTATGGGAAAATCAAGTTTACTAGAGGCGGAGATAAGGTGCTGGCTGGCTCAGTGATTGTAAGCAATAAAGCCGAGTTTGATGACCATTTCTTTGTGCCACTGCGCCTGCAGGAGTTTGACTTCACACTTCTTAAAGAAGCGGAGTTGCAGATGGACAAAGTAAAGGCGCTGTTTGTGACAGATGGTAAGGGTGGACTGCGGCAGACCGTAGATAGCAAAGGGCATGAGGTGACATTCCAGGTGGCAGCTACGGCCGATCAGAATGACCAAACCCGGGTGATTCTCTCACAAGATGCCCCCAACTCAGAGGATACGTATAAAGTACGCGTCATAAACGGCGCCTACGCTAGCTACGATGCCAATGAGGTTCCCTATAATCCAATTAGTAAAGGGGTGGTAACCAAAACTTGGTTCATCAGCGAAGAAGTTGTCGGCGGGTCTGATATTGCAGTGCAGACCTTCTGGAACAAGAAGGACGAAGCTCCTGGCTTTGATGTAGCAAAGGCCTACGTGGATCACTATTCCAAAAGCAAAAACTCATGGGACAACAAGAAGGATAGCAACGATGAGGATGTTGTTTTAGAGCCAAAAGCCAAGAAGAAAAAAGGGGTAAAAAACTTCTCCCCGTTTGGAGTTACCTCGGCTACTCCCGTTCCTCTGCCTGTACAATTAGTGCGGTTTGATGCTCAGCGCAAAGGCACAGCAGTAGTATGTAATTGGGCCACAGCAGTGGAATTAAACAATGCCTATTTCGAGGTAGAGCGCAAGCTAGAAGGACAGACCAGCTTCCGAAGCATTGGCCGGGTGATTGGGGCTGGTACCAGCAGCCAAGGTCGAACCTATACCTTCTCAGATGAACAGCCATCAGTCGGAGTAGCTTATTATCGCCTACGGCAGGTAGACACCGATGGTACTCTTGCCTTCTCCCCAGTAGTAATGGTGGCCAGCAACAGTAAAGCCGCTGTAGTATCGGTGGTGCCTAACCCGAGTGCTGGGCGTTTTGAGTTGCTGACTAATTTAGCCCAGCCTACTCGTCTTCAGGGAAGCATATTTAATGCAATGGGCCGGCAAATAATAGCACTGGATAAATCAGTAACGGCGGGTCCATCTTCTACTCAACTGGACTTGAGCAACCAGCCAGCCGGAATCTATATTCTTCAACTCCGTACTCCACAGGCCCTCACTACTATCCGCATGGTGAAGCAATAG
- the folP gene encoding dihydropteroate synthase: protein MRCPGGRVLDLRRPQVMGILNLTPDSFFAGNRIGAEEELLRRAEQMLGQGAAILDLGGYSSRPGAEDISVDEEKRRLLPAVAAVRRAFPEAFISVDTFRASVAEEAVAAGADILNDISGGQLDAELLPTVGRLQVPYILMHMRGTPQTMTQLTHYDDDLVLELVRYFRDKLTELRRHGVTDVVLDPGFGFAKTPQQGHELLRRLQELQVLGLPVLAGLSRKSMVYKPLGLSADAALAGTIAVNTLALVNGARILRVHDVAEAVQTVQLVSNTYPPFSP from the coding sequence TTGCGTTGCCCTGGCGGGCGCGTGCTGGATTTGCGCCGTCCGCAGGTGATGGGCATCCTCAACCTGACCCCCGATTCGTTCTTTGCCGGCAACCGGATTGGGGCTGAAGAGGAGCTGCTACGCCGCGCCGAGCAGATGCTAGGCCAGGGGGCGGCCATCCTTGATTTGGGCGGCTACTCCTCGCGACCCGGCGCCGAAGACATCTCTGTTGACGAGGAGAAGCGCCGCCTGCTGCCCGCCGTGGCCGCCGTGCGCCGTGCCTTCCCTGAGGCGTTTATCTCCGTGGATACCTTCCGGGCCAGTGTAGCCGAAGAAGCCGTAGCCGCCGGCGCCGACATTCTTAACGATATCAGTGGCGGCCAGCTCGACGCGGAGCTGCTGCCCACCGTGGGCCGCCTGCAGGTGCCCTACATTCTGATGCACATGCGGGGCACGCCCCAAACCATGACCCAGCTCACGCACTACGACGATGACTTGGTTCTGGAGCTGGTGCGCTACTTCCGCGACAAGCTGACGGAGCTGCGGCGCCATGGCGTAACCGATGTGGTGCTGGACCCCGGCTTCGGGTTTGCCAAAACGCCCCAACAGGGCCACGAGCTGCTACGCCGCCTGCAGGAGCTGCAGGTATTAGGCCTGCCGGTGCTGGCGGGGCTATCAAGAAAAAGCATGGTATACAAGCCGCTAGGTCTCTCGGCTGATGCCGCACTGGCGGGCACCATTGCCGTCAATACACTGGCGCTGGTCAACGGGGCGCGTATTTTGCGCGTACATGATGTAGCGGAGGCTGTGCAAACTGTGCAGCTCGTCTCCAACACTTACCCCCCCTTCTCCCCGTGA
- a CDS encoding PAS domain-containing sensor histidine kinase, with the protein MPAGRILYAGLRDDTLALLHQQLADAMLEPLAPGQSAGDGPLLRQYDLLLIGPAIETPIRVAQEAYAVDKLLSVLLLAEASLHEKLKQALLFSPFVGPTVQSASVAVGARLVPIVEDAVQRTMQRRSFAKLKSISLSGLQFEPQVVAKVRADFSTKVLEEAPMGAVLVSGTGTVASINRYALELFGRPETQVLGTVLSQLFPAAVRPALEAFLHDGYLGVPKQLFAVPWPAGTLYLEVSVTAIDTPVAGEYHLVMLNDTTATVLAQQQAQADVQALQRANADLDNFIYSASHDLKAPISNIEGLLTALREELAAPATAAAEVPPLLDLMQGAVERFKRTIDHLTDLTKLQKVHLQPADAVDLAAVVEDVRLDLLAQLQATAARLDVDLAQAPTLLFSPKNLRSIVYNLLSNALKYRHPDRAPHVWLRSYPADAYHVLEVQDNGLGLDAGQQAKLFGLFQRLHDHVEGSGVGLYMVRKIMENAGGRIEVASRVGKGSTFRVYFPREPY; encoded by the coding sequence ATGCCGGCAGGACGCATCCTGTACGCGGGCCTGCGTGACGATACCCTGGCGCTGCTGCACCAGCAACTGGCCGACGCAATGCTGGAGCCGCTGGCGCCCGGGCAGTCGGCGGGCGACGGGCCGCTGCTACGACAATACGACCTGCTGCTGATTGGCCCGGCAATAGAAACGCCCATTCGCGTGGCACAGGAAGCGTATGCGGTGGACAAGCTCCTGTCGGTGCTGCTGCTGGCCGAGGCCAGCTTGCACGAGAAGCTGAAGCAGGCGCTGCTGTTTTCGCCGTTTGTGGGGCCCACCGTGCAGAGCGCATCGGTGGCGGTGGGCGCGCGGCTGGTGCCCATAGTGGAAGACGCCGTGCAGCGCACGATGCAGCGCCGTAGCTTTGCCAAGCTCAAAAGTATCTCGCTCTCGGGTCTGCAGTTTGAGCCGCAGGTTGTGGCCAAGGTGCGGGCCGACTTTTCAACCAAGGTGCTGGAAGAGGCCCCGATGGGGGCGGTGCTGGTGTCCGGGACCGGCACGGTTGCCAGCATCAACCGCTATGCGCTGGAGCTATTTGGCCGCCCCGAAACGCAGGTGCTCGGCACGGTCCTCAGCCAGCTGTTTCCGGCGGCCGTACGCCCCGCGCTGGAAGCATTTTTGCACGACGGCTACCTAGGGGTGCCCAAGCAGCTGTTTGCCGTGCCCTGGCCGGCGGGCACGTTGTACCTGGAAGTGTCGGTAACGGCCATTGACACGCCCGTGGCAGGCGAGTACCACTTGGTGATGCTAAACGACACCACGGCCACGGTGCTGGCGCAGCAACAGGCGCAGGCTGACGTGCAAGCCCTGCAACGCGCTAACGCGGACCTGGACAACTTTATTTATTCGGCCTCGCACGACCTCAAAGCGCCTATCAGCAACATCGAGGGCCTGCTGACGGCGCTGCGTGAAGAGCTGGCCGCGCCAGCGACGGCCGCCGCCGAGGTGCCGCCCCTGTTAGATTTGATGCAGGGCGCGGTAGAGCGATTCAAGCGCACCATCGACCACCTGACGGACCTAACCAAGCTGCAGAAAGTGCACCTGCAGCCCGCCGACGCCGTGGACCTGGCTGCCGTGGTGGAAGATGTGCGGCTGGATTTGCTGGCGCAGTTGCAGGCCACTGCGGCCCGGCTGGACGTGGATTTGGCGCAGGCGCCCACGCTGTTGTTCTCGCCCAAAAACCTGCGCTCGATAGTGTACAATCTGCTCAGCAACGCCCTTAAATACCGCCACCCCGACCGCGCGCCGCACGTGTGGCTGCGAAGCTACCCGGCCGATGCCTACCACGTGCTGGAAGTGCAGGACAACGGCCTGGGGCTGGACGCGGGGCAGCAGGCTAAGCTGTTTGGGCTGTTTCAGCGACTGCATGACCACGTGGAGGGCTCCGGCGTGGGCTTGTATATGGTGCGCAAAATCATGGAAAACGCCGGCGGGCGCATTGAAGTAGCAAGCCGGGTAGGCAAAGGGTCCACGTTTCGCGTCTATTTTCCCCGCGAACCGTATTAG
- a CDS encoding sterol desaturase family protein: MNSTSEASEPEVKVTPVKTPDAIKPKHKGSAQLFKNPVLERLSHTHIALPTSIFIITAFVSLYYGITRGFITGISAFGLFLLGWFMFTFVEYVMHRYLYHIPATSPGRIKFQYTMHGVHHEFPKDKTRLAMPPIVTVFVASLLFFIFRFTFGNAVFGILAGFVFGYALYLFVHYAIHVYAPPKNFLKVWWTHHAQHHYRQDEIAFGVSSTLWDHIIGTMPNKAK, translated from the coding sequence ATGAACTCCACTTCCGAAGCTTCTGAACCTGAAGTAAAAGTAACACCGGTTAAAACGCCTGATGCCATCAAGCCCAAGCACAAGGGCTCGGCGCAGCTGTTTAAAAACCCAGTGTTGGAGCGGTTGTCTCACACGCATATTGCGCTGCCGACTTCTATCTTTATAATTACTGCCTTCGTGAGCTTGTATTATGGCATCACGCGAGGTTTTATAACGGGTATTTCGGCGTTTGGCTTGTTTCTGTTGGGCTGGTTTATGTTCACGTTTGTGGAGTATGTAATGCACCGCTACCTGTACCATATTCCGGCTACTTCGCCCGGCCGTATCAAGTTTCAGTACACCATGCACGGCGTGCACCACGAGTTTCCCAAGGACAAGACACGCCTGGCCATGCCACCCATTGTCACGGTATTTGTAGCTTCGCTGCTGTTCTTCATTTTCCGGTTCACATTTGGTAACGCTGTATTCGGTATTCTGGCGGGCTTTGTATTCGGGTACGCGCTGTATCTGTTTGTGCACTATGCCATTCACGTGTACGCGCCACCAAAGAACTTTTTGAAAGTGTGGTGGACGCACCACGCCCAGCACCATTACCGCCAAGATGAAATTGCCTTCGGCGTATCCAGCACCCTCTGGGACCACATCATCGGTACCATGCCTAATAAGGCTAAATAG
- the cdaA gene encoding diadenylate cyclase CdaA: MIGSFTVGFLRIGWVDVIDVLLVTVLFYQLYKLLTGSVALKIFLGFMSIYLLYLVVKATGMELLTSILGQFMSVGVLAGIILFQQEIRRFLLTIGKATALDRVRVFPWRREAASERMNITPFVEAAKSLAGKQTGALIAFAMASDLKFFADSGDLIDATVSKRLLMSIFNKTSPLHDGAVIITRGRIQAARCILPVSENPDVPASMGLRHRAAIGLTEVTDAIVLVVSEETGQISLVRGGEVFRNLASADLRARLNEFLFDVAPKPTASTGSTAAEVAA; the protein is encoded by the coding sequence GTGATTGGCTCCTTCACCGTCGGCTTCCTGCGCATTGGCTGGGTAGACGTCATCGACGTGCTGCTGGTCACGGTGCTGTTTTATCAGCTCTACAAGCTGCTGACGGGAAGCGTGGCGCTGAAGATTTTCCTGGGCTTCATGTCTATTTACCTGCTCTATCTGGTGGTGAAAGCCACCGGTATGGAGTTGCTGACCAGCATTCTAGGCCAGTTCATGAGCGTGGGGGTGCTAGCGGGCATTATCCTGTTTCAGCAGGAAATCAGGCGGTTTCTGCTCACCATCGGTAAGGCCACGGCTCTGGACCGAGTTCGGGTATTTCCGTGGCGGCGCGAGGCGGCTTCGGAGCGCATGAACATCACCCCATTCGTGGAAGCCGCTAAGAGCTTGGCGGGCAAGCAAACTGGGGCGCTTATCGCCTTCGCCATGGCCTCCGACCTGAAGTTCTTCGCCGACTCCGGCGACCTGATTGATGCCACCGTGAGCAAGCGCCTGCTCATGAGCATCTTCAACAAAACCAGCCCCCTCCACGACGGCGCCGTTATCATCACCCGCGGCCGCATTCAAGCCGCCCGCTGCATTTTGCCCGTCAGCGAAAACCCCGATGTGCCCGCTTCCATGGGCCTGCGCCACCGCGCCGCCATCGGCCTCACCGAAGTAACGGATGCCATTGTACTGGTAGTAAGCGAAGAAACCGGCCAGATTTCGCTGGTGCGCGGCGGCGAAGTCTTCCGCAACCTGGCCTCCGCCGACCTACGCGCCCGCCTCAACGAGTTCCTCTTCGACGTAGCCCCCAAGCCGACCGCCTCAACGGGTTCTACGGCAGCGGAAGTAGCAGCGTAA
- a CDS encoding shikimate kinase, with protein sequence MRLYLIGMPGAGKTTLGRGLATAYEVPFRDLDQEIVRREQRSIPDIFLQDGEAYFREREAAVLRDLVAELPNLVLATGGGTPCFHQNLELLLETGLALYLAVPIPELVRRVQQQAASRPLLAALPDATALETRLTETLAARQQFYDRAPLRCAASACSVEAVQQLIERFNAAV encoded by the coding sequence ATGCGCCTTTACCTGATTGGCATGCCCGGCGCGGGTAAAACTACTCTGGGCCGGGGCCTGGCAACGGCTTACGAAGTGCCGTTCCGCGACTTGGATCAGGAAATTGTTCGCCGCGAGCAGCGTAGCATTCCGGATATTTTCTTGCAGGATGGAGAGGCCTACTTCCGGGAGCGGGAGGCCGCCGTGCTGCGCGACCTGGTTGCTGAGTTGCCCAACTTGGTGCTAGCAACCGGGGGCGGTACTCCCTGCTTCCATCAGAACCTGGAATTGCTCCTCGAAACTGGCCTGGCCTTATACCTGGCGGTGCCCATTCCGGAGCTGGTGCGGCGGGTGCAACAGCAGGCCGCAAGCCGCCCGTTGTTGGCGGCGCTACCCGATGCAACAGCCCTAGAAACACGATTAACTGAAACCTTGGCCGCCCGCCAACAGTTCTACGACCGCGCGCCGCTTCGTTGCGCGGCCTCAGCCTGCTCGGTAGAGGCTGTGCAGCAGTTAATAGAGCGTTTCAACGCCGCCGTCTAG
- a CDS encoding ABC transporter permease: MSRILGFVLRRLWQGALVLVGVALTVFFLFNVLPGDPVALLAGQRSDAATRAAIAADLGLDQPLPAQLAGYLNDVSPLGLHPRDSAGVAKYGGVTLLPLGQKALVLKTPYLRRSFQSNKEVLSILLDHFTGTLWLALAAMFIAAVLGIALGIVAALKPHSWLDRLLVSTSVLGISVPSFVAGILIAITFGFYWSSWTGLNLTGQLYETDPFTGRHLVLRNLLLPAFALGIRPLAVIVQLTRSSMLDVMSQDYIRTARAKGLSGYRTVVGHALKNALNPVITAVSGWLASLMAGAFFIEYIFNWKGLGTVTLRAVENLDFPVVMGATIFIAALFVLVNIVVDVLYAFIDPRVKLG; encoded by the coding sequence GTGAGCCGGATACTAGGGTTTGTGCTGCGCCGCCTTTGGCAGGGGGCATTGGTACTGGTGGGGGTGGCCCTCACGGTCTTCTTCCTGTTCAACGTGCTGCCCGGCGACCCGGTAGCCCTGCTGGCCGGTCAGCGCTCCGACGCCGCCACCCGCGCTGCCATTGCCGCCGACCTCGGTCTCGATCAGCCCCTGCCCGCGCAGTTGGCTGGCTACCTCAACGATGTGTCGCCGCTAGGCCTGCACCCCCGCGACTCGGCAGGTGTGGCTAAGTATGGCGGCGTTACGCTGCTGCCGCTGGGCCAGAAAGCGCTAGTACTCAAAACGCCTTACCTGCGCCGGTCTTTCCAAAGCAATAAAGAGGTGCTCAGCATTTTGCTTGATCACTTTACCGGTACGCTCTGGCTGGCCTTGGCGGCTATGTTTATTGCGGCTGTACTAGGCATTGCGCTAGGTATTGTGGCCGCCCTGAAGCCTCATTCCTGGCTTGATCGGCTGCTGGTATCTACCTCAGTACTGGGTATTTCGGTACCTTCTTTCGTGGCGGGCATCCTCATTGCCATCACCTTCGGGTTCTACTGGAGTTCCTGGACTGGCCTCAATCTCACGGGCCAACTCTACGAAACCGATCCGTTTACCGGGCGCCACTTAGTGCTGCGCAATCTGCTGCTGCCGGCCTTTGCGCTGGGCATTAGGCCGCTGGCGGTTATTGTGCAGCTCACCCGCTCCTCGATGCTTGATGTAATGAGCCAAGACTACATCCGGACGGCGCGGGCCAAGGGCCTATCGGGCTACCGCACAGTGGTAGGCCATGCTTTGAAGAACGCCCTGAATCCGGTAATTACGGCGGTGTCGGGGTGGCTGGCTTCGCTGATGGCGGGCGCGTTCTTTATTGAATATATCTTCAACTGGAAGGGCCTAGGCACCGTTACCCTGCGCGCCGTGGAGAACCTCGATTTCCCCGTGGTGATGGGCGCTACTATCTTTATTGCCGCCCTCTTTGTGCTGGTGAACATTGTGGTAGACGTGCTATACGCCTTTATTGACCCCCGCGTGAAGCTGGGATAA
- a CDS encoding response regulator, with protein sequence MSLLPAILLVDDDSTTNFINQRLLRRMQVSQEVLVAGNGLEALAVLEECGAEPTRCPALILLDVNMPVMNGFEFLEALALRPKATDTAVVVMLTTSRLDRDLTRLENLSVADFLQKPLTREAMQQVLEQHFGQPTL encoded by the coding sequence ATGTCTTTGCTGCCCGCTATTTTATTAGTTGATGACGACTCTACGACCAACTTTATCAACCAGCGGCTGCTGCGCCGGATGCAGGTCAGCCAGGAAGTGCTGGTGGCCGGCAACGGCCTGGAAGCGCTGGCAGTGCTAGAAGAATGCGGGGCGGAGCCGACCCGGTGTCCGGCCTTGATTTTGCTGGATGTGAACATGCCCGTGATGAATGGCTTCGAGTTTCTCGAAGCTCTGGCGCTGCGACCAAAGGCAACTGACACGGCCGTAGTGGTGATGCTGACTACATCGCGGCTGGACCGCGACCTGACGCGCCTGGAAAACTTGTCTGTGGCCGATTTTTTGCAAAAACCGCTGACCCGGGAGGCGATGCAGCAGGTATTGGAGCAGCACTTTGGCCAACCGACTCTGTGA
- a CDS encoding DUF1599 domain-containing protein has translation MENQTQHEYDRVIEQCRRLFLAKTHDYGTAWRILRLPSVTDQIYIKAQRIRSIQEKGTQLVADGVEEEFVAIINYCIIALMQLGLPPDAPLELEPEAVAQAYDAQVEENRRLLFAKNHDYGEAWRQMRVESITDIILMKLHRTKQIEDLHGLTRVSEGVDANYRDMLNYAVFVLIKKGFAEVKA, from the coding sequence TTGGAGAATCAAACCCAGCACGAGTACGACCGGGTAATCGAGCAGTGCCGCCGGCTGTTTCTGGCCAAAACCCACGACTACGGCACGGCGTGGCGCATCCTGCGGCTGCCCTCCGTTACCGACCAGATTTACATTAAGGCTCAGCGCATCCGTAGCATTCAGGAGAAGGGCACCCAGTTGGTGGCCGATGGGGTAGAGGAGGAGTTCGTGGCCATTATCAACTACTGCATCATTGCCCTCATGCAGCTAGGCCTGCCCCCCGACGCTCCCCTTGAGCTGGAGCCCGAAGCGGTAGCGCAAGCATATGACGCGCAGGTAGAGGAAAACCGCCGCTTGCTGTTCGCCAAAAACCACGATTATGGCGAAGCGTGGCGGCAGATGCGCGTGGAGAGCATCACGGATATCATTCTGATGAAGCTGCACCGCACCAAGCAAATTGAGGACCTGCACGGCCTCACGCGCGTGTCGGAAGGCGTGGACGCCAACTACCGCGACATGCTTAACTACGCCGTATTTGTCTTGATTAAGAAGGGATTCGCGGAGGTGAAAGCCTAG
- a CDS encoding BT_3928 family protein, with translation MKQITRICWLLLGVVFIFSGLVKLNDPVGTALKLEEYFEVFSKDIGSFFHVFIPHSRTLSIILSSLEVVLGVALLLRWMLRQVLWTLLGLLVFFGFLTFYSAYFNKVTDCGCFGDFIKLTPWTSFTKDLFLLMLWAVVFLNQRYLRRVFAKGTLGVMYITIASAVAIGIGVRALGHLPYFDFLPYKVGNDIGKLMKPQEPAKYQYVMERNGETKTFSEYPTDSTWKYKSMEVLNPLTSKPVITDFSVFDDEGTDHTQEVLQGNKLVLIVQDVTSADRDRFKDINKLLESAAKSKKPLTPLVITSSSPAAFDSYRHDVNLAAPYYFADATVLKSMIRSNPGLILLQNGVVKGKYHYHDIPALGDLEEKL, from the coding sequence ATGAAACAGATTACCCGTATTTGCTGGCTACTGCTGGGGGTTGTATTTATCTTCTCGGGGCTGGTAAAGCTGAATGACCCGGTAGGAACCGCCCTCAAGCTGGAAGAATATTTTGAGGTGTTCAGCAAAGACATTGGCTCGTTCTTCCACGTCTTTATTCCGCACTCCCGCACCCTGAGCATTATACTTAGCTCCCTGGAAGTGGTGCTGGGGGTGGCCCTGCTGCTGCGCTGGATGCTGCGCCAGGTGCTCTGGACGCTGCTAGGCCTGTTGGTTTTCTTCGGCTTCCTTACCTTTTACTCCGCCTACTTCAATAAAGTGACGGACTGCGGCTGCTTCGGCGACTTTATCAAGCTCACCCCCTGGACCTCCTTCACCAAGGACTTGTTCCTGCTGATGTTGTGGGCTGTGGTGTTCCTCAATCAGCGCTATTTGCGCCGGGTGTTTGCGAAGGGCACGCTGGGGGTCATGTACATTACCATTGCCTCGGCAGTAGCCATTGGTATTGGCGTGCGGGCCCTAGGTCACCTGCCGTACTTTGATTTCCTGCCTTACAAGGTAGGTAACGACATTGGCAAGCTCATGAAGCCCCAGGAGCCGGCCAAGTACCAGTACGTGATGGAGCGCAACGGCGAAACCAAGACGTTCTCAGAGTACCCCACTGACTCAACCTGGAAGTACAAGAGCATGGAAGTGCTGAACCCCCTCACGTCTAAGCCCGTCATTACAGACTTCTCGGTATTTGATGATGAAGGCACGGACCACACCCAGGAGGTACTGCAGGGTAATAAGCTGGTGCTGATAGTGCAGGATGTGACTTCCGCCGACCGTGACCGGTTCAAAGACATCAACAAGTTGCTGGAGTCGGCGGCCAAGTCGAAGAAGCCTCTTACCCCGCTGGTAATTACCAGCAGCAGCCCCGCCGCCTTCGACTCTTACCGCCACGATGTAAACTTGGCGGCACCCTACTACTTCGCCGATGCCACCGTACTCAAGTCAATGATTCGCTCTAACCCCGGGCTGATCTTGCTGCAAAATGGCGTAGTGAAAGGTAAATACCACTACCACGATATTCCCGCGCTGGGAGATTTGGAAGAGAAGCTGTGA